DNA sequence from the Methanoculleus horonobensis genome:
CCACCGAGGAAGGGCTCCTGGAATACACCCTCACCGTTGAAGCCCATGCCTGAACTTCCGGCACTCACAGCCCTGGACGTCATCTGGATTCTGTAAAAGAAGGAACCGGTGATCGAGGAGGCTCACCCTCTACCGACCGCTACGTAGATCGCTGAAGACCGTGACGGTGGAATCGGGGGCCCGTCCTCCCGGAGCCCTTCGATGTGGAACTCAATCGCTTCGTGCATCCGCTCTTCCACTTCCTCGCGGGTCGCTCCGGTCGCCACGCACCGACGGCGAGATCCGGGGAGTATGCCGAGTAGTTGCCGTCGGTCTGCTCGACGATGACAAGAAATCGATACATTATTCAATCCTTTCAGCCCTGCCTGTTTGAGAACGCTGTTCAGCGTTCCTGGAGCGAGATCGTCCGCCGGTTATTCCAGCAATAACAGATCCTTCAACAGAACGCTTATCGCTTCCATATCTTCGACCGAACATCGCCCGATCTTTTTGACGAAACGGTCTTCTGAGAGGGCAACGATCTGGAAGACCAGCGCCGCACTGTTGGAGGAGAGCCCGTTCTGTGAACTCTTCTCGATGCCGTAGGTGTGCGGGAACGAAAAAGCCGCCGGAGTCGTCGTGAGCGGAACCACGATTGTCATCCCCCCGTAAGAGACGGCGAGCACCACGGCGGGCCGGAGCCCGCTCTGCTCGTGCCCCCGTGCGTCGGTGAGATCGACGAACCAGATATCGCCCCTGCTCCGGCCCATCCTAATGCCTCATCGACCGGATACCGGCCCGCTGCCACTCCCCTAGCTCGGCGTCGAGCGCCGCTTTCTCTTCGTCGGTGGGGACGAAGAGGTACTGCTTTGCCCGGTTGACGCCCTTGACGATCTGCTCATTTGAGTAGAAGGACTTCATCCTCCGGACCATCCGGTATGCCTGCTCCGGCGGCTGGCGCATCTCGTAGGCCAGGTACCCGTAGGTCGCCCCGATCTCAAGCAGGGACGGGCTTTTATCGAAGAGGCCGGTGAGCCCGGCAACGGCATCCGCCTCGGCGGGAGAGAGCGTGCTCTCCGTTTCGCACCGGGAAAACTCATCGGCGTGCTGGTAGTACTCCCGCGCAAGGTTCGGCGAGTACGGCCCCCGGACGTAGAGGCGGAACGGATACACGAACTCGACGCCCTTCAGCCTCAGCAGGTAGACGAGCTTCTGGGCGATGAGCCGGTGCTCGAACAGATCCGTATTCATCCGGAATCCCGCTTCCCGGAAGCAGGCAATGACTTTGCTTCTATCGTTCACAGGTATCACCCTCGCAGCCCAGGAGTTTGCAGAGCCAGCCCCGGACGCGCCGCCACTCGGCGAGTCCTTCCGGGGTGATGGCGTAGAGCTCCAGTTCCTTCCCTTCGAGCGTCACCTTCTCGGAGCGGAGGTACCCCATCTCGACAAGTTTCTTGAGGTTTGCGTAGAGCACGCCGTCGCTCAGGTTCAGCCCGGCCTTGAGCTGCCGTGCGGTGGCCCCGTCATCGCCGAGTTCGGAGAGCGCCCAGAGTATCTCCAGGCGCACCCGGGAGATGAGAGCGCTGTTCACGTCCTCGGACTCTTCCACGATTGCTATGAGATCGTCAGGCATAGGCGACTTTCAACTTTGAGTAGATGTTGGAGCGGGAGGTGATAAAGGATGTGGAGATCTGCGGATTGCTCCGCTATGGAGTAAAGGCCCGGCTTGGTGTGGGCAAGCTGCACATTGTGGAGAAAGGTAGGACGTTTTTCAGGCAATCACTTCTTAGATCTGCCGGACTTCGTGGCCGTGTTGTTCGGGTTGAGCTGATTTGCCCTGTTGTCCGCTGCTGCTTTGTGTGAGGGGTTGTTGGGGTTCTTAACGTCGGCACGCTGATTCTTTGCCATACAACCTGCTTGTTTCGATTCTTCATATGCTTTTTCGTCGACCCAAAAAAGGATGGTCCCCCTATGGGGACAGGCACAGACGCCCACTATGCCCCCATCGGGGCCTGTACCATTCACGAGCGGGGTTATAATATGATGAGAAGCCTGAATTACCGTATCCTCCTCCGAAAAGAGCCGGAAGGCGAGTATACTGTTATTGTGCCGACGCTCGCCCGTGCTTGCGTCACCTTCGGGGAGATCGTCGACGAGGCGATAGCGATGGCTCGGGAGGCCGTCAGAACCATCCATACCGTTTGTGCGCCTGCTCGATCGACATCACGGCAAGAACATGAACCTCCAGCTCCTGCTCATGGATGCGATAGAATGCCGTGAATGTCCGGCTGATATGAAGTCGATAGGTATCTTCCCGCCCGTGCACGTGCAGGCGCTCCTTGTCGCTTCCGCTGCCGGGATACGGATCGTCCTGGAGGGTTTTCAGCTGCTCCATGACTATCCGCCGGCTCTTTGCGCTGAGGCTCCGGATGCTCTCAAGGGCCTTTTTGTTAATCAGTATCCGGAACGTCAAACTCCAGCTCCACGAAATCCCCTTCGGCCTCGATGCGATCCATATCCTCGATGAACCGGCGCTTCTTCTCCTGCTCGACCATGGAGGAGAGGAGATCATCGAAGGTCTGGCCGGGGTGCTTCAGCTCGGAGATCTCCGCCCATACCCCTTCCGAGACGGGAATCCTCTTGGTTGCAGCCATGGTAGTATTGTAAGTGCTTACCATATTTACAATGTTGCACGCGAGTGAGCCGAGGGAAAGATGAGTGAGTTCCGACGGTTCAGGGGGTGTCTGACCGCTACCAGGATTCTAAAAAA
Encoded proteins:
- a CDS encoding type II toxin-antitoxin system PemK/MazF family toxin → MGRSRGDIWFVDLTDARGHEQSGLRPAVVLAVSYGGMTIVVPLTTTPAAFSFPHTYGIEKSSQNGLSSNSAALVFQIVALSEDRFVKKIGRCSVEDMEAISVLLKDLLLLE
- a CDS encoding transcriptional regulator, whose protein sequence is MPDDLIAIVEESEDVNSALISRVRLEILWALSELGDDGATARQLKAGLNLSDGVLYANLKKLVEMGYLRSEKVTLEGKELELYAITPEGLAEWRRVRGWLCKLLGCEGDTCER
- a CDS encoding type II toxin-antitoxin system RelE/ParE family toxin codes for the protein MTFRILINKKALESIRSLSAKSRRIVMEQLKTLQDDPYPGSGSDKERLHVHGREDTYRLHISRTFTAFYRIHEQELEVHVLAVMSIEQAHKRYGWF